cgtaccacccactcccatttcattatatcttgtggtaggcaccacccgctcccatttcatcaatcttgtggtaggcgtaccactcgctctcATTTCATCAATATTCTGGTAGGTTTACCACCCGCTCCAATTTCATAATGTCTTGCGGTAGGCGTatcacccactcccatttcataagaTCTTGTGGttggcataccacccgctcccatttcaaaatgtcttgtggtaggcataccacccgctcctatttcagttcatcacacaatcacaagaaatcccggcaagggaacataagtaatataataattcccggcaagggaataaggatatcgaaatagtcatcccgacaagggagaatcagctataaccaatctcactttgctagtactcagttcaattaatggaaatacttaatcatagaggatcattaattaaagtatacaaggtgtcagtcaaaaacacaacaactttcaagttaagacccacgatcatgcttgataccaacatatagatactcgtcaccatgcctatacgtcgtattcaacaagaagcaagtagcaaatatgactcaactcctaatccctcaagctagggttacaccaaacacttacctcgatgccttgaacaccactcaagtcgcaattatagctttacctcttgattccaccaccaatccgctcgaatctagtcataagttacttaatcacattaataaatgctaaatgaatcaaccccaatgcatgaaaatgagttttccaaagttttaccgaAAAGTCAatattcacccccgagcccacgtggcCGCAAcccgaggtttggaccaaaacccgatttcccattacccaacaaattcaaatatatggtttgttttgaaatcggacctcaaattgaggtccaaatccctaattttagaaaaacctaggttctacccacatcacccaatttccccatgaaaatctatgatttgaagttgaaaccatgttaaaagatgttaagaagtgaagaaaataagttagaaatcacttaccaatcatttCGGAGAAGAAACATTGTTTGGAAAaccgcctcttatgttttggggttttgaaaagtgtaaaataactgaaattcacgtgtatttatacccctttGAAGTTCCCACCACGGACCGCGCAAGAAGGACCCACGGACCGCtcaaggcgaccgcggccgcgctggcccctctgCGGCCGCAAGTGATTGcccgcggaccgcgcaagaaggTTCAGAGACCTGTCAAAATTCCTGAACCCGCAACATCTGATCTTTCAAAGCCTAAGGCATGCCggaacctactagaaactcacccgagccctcgaaactctaaaacaagcatgcacactacctcaaaaacaccctacgaacatattcgtgtgatcacatcaccaatataacatcatgaacatcgaattgagcctcaagatcaatgaaatttctcagatttccttttaaacatcaattctcccaatttgggtccggatcacgtcaaacgacgtccgtttttaccaaactttacaggagtgattcaaaacatatataagacttgtaccgggcgccggaaccaaaatacgggcccgataccattgctttctaaagagatttcatttccattttctttaaacattttcagagaacaatttcacttaaaaattcataactggGGCTGGGGAcatcggaatttgattccgggcatactctcgagtcccatattttcctacgaaccctccgggatcgtcaaatcacgagtCCGAATCtctttacctaaaatgttgaccgaagtcaaatttattcatttcgaggtcaaaacttagcatttttcacaagatttcacatttaagctttccggctacgcacccggactgtgcacacaaatcgatgCGACTCTATATGAGGTTTTCAGGGTCTCGGAGACAcagatttcaattagaaacaggCGATGACCCTTTTGTgttgtcacattctccacctctaaaacaatcgttcgtcatcgaacagacagaagaaggaagtacctgagtaggggaaaagatgaggataccggtcccgcatatcagactcggactcccaggttgttGCCTTagggggctgacctctccactgaacatgaacagaaggaaaactcttcgacctcagctGTCGAACCTGtcagtctagaatagccaccggcacCTCCTCAAAcgataaatccttgtccaactagacaacGCTGAAATCTAAGACGTGGGATGGATCCCCGTGATATTTCcgaaacatggacacatgaaacactggatacaCGACTGATAAGCCaagcggcaatgcaagtctacaagccacctctcccactcgatcaaggatctcaaatggacctatgaacctagggctaagcttgcccttcttcccaaatctcatcacgcccttcataggagcACTCagagcaacacccgctcaccaaccataaaagccacgtcTCGAACATTACGATCTGCCtagctctttttcctggactgagctgtacgaagcctatcctgaatgatcctgaccttgtccatgGCCTCttgaaccaaatctgtacccaacaaccgagcctctcccggctcaaaccatccaaccagagatcgacaccgtctaccatataaagcctcataaggagccatttggatactcgactagtagctgttgttgtaggcaaactctgctaaaggcaagaactgatcccacgaacctccaaagtcaataacacaagctcggagcatatcctccaatatctgaatagtccactcggactgtatatccgtctgaggatgaaatgttgtactcaactcaacctgggtgcctaaccctCACTGAattgctctccagaaacgcgaggtgaactgcgtacctcggtccaaaatgatagatactggcacaccataaagacgaacaatctcccggatatacatcttagctaacctctcggacgaataggagactgctacaggaatgaaatgcgctgacttggtcagcctatcaacaatgacttaaactgcatcaaactttttccgggtcaacggaagtccagtaacgaagtacgtagtgattctctcccacttccactccggaagctcactcctctaaaataaaccaccaggcctctggtgctcatacttaacctgctgacaattcatataacgagccacataggcaacgatatccttctttattctacgccaccaataatgctgccgtaaatcctgatacatcttcgcggcgcccagatggatagagtactgggaactatgggcctcctctaaaatcaactctcgaagcccatccacattaggcacacaaacccgaccctgcaatctcagaactccatcatcacctaaggtaacttgCTTGGAACCCCCACactgcaccatgtctctaaggacacataaatggggatcataaaactgccgatcacggatacgctccaataacgaagaacgagcgaccgtgcaagctaatactcgactaggctcagaaatatccaacctcacaaatcgattggccaaagcctgaacatccaaagcaagtagcctctcaccgactggaatataagtaaaattgcccatactggctgactttctacttaaagcatcggccaccacgttggcctttcccgggtgatataggatagtgatgtcataatctttgaacaactctaaccacctcctctgcctcaaattcaactccttttgcttgaacaaatactgaagactcttataatccgtgaacacctcacatgccacgccatacaggtaatgcctccaaatcttcaatgcgtgaataatggatgccaactccaaataatgcactggatagttcttctcatgaaccttcaactgcctcgaagcataggcaatgaccttaccatcctgcatcaacactgcaccaagtccaatgcaagatgcatcacaataaacggtgtaaggccttgaacctgtgggtaaaactaacACCGGCGCCGTAGTCTGGACtatcttgagcctctgaaagctcgcctcacactcgtccgaccatctgaactgggcacccttctgtgtcaacctggtcatcgaggctgcaacagatgagaacccctccacgaaccgacgatagtagcttgccaatcccaagaaactctgaatctctatagctgatgctggtctaggctagttcttgactgcctcaatcttctttggatcaacttgaataccctctgctgatacaacgtgacccaggaatgccactgaactcaaccagaactcacacttcgagaacttagcatataactgactatccttcagagtctgaagaaccactatgaggtgttgctcatgctcctcctagctacgggaatatatcaggatattatcaataaagactatcacgaacaagtccaaataaggtctgaacactcggttcatcaactccataaatGCTGTGGAGCattggtcaacccgaatgacataaccaagaactcataatgcctgtaccgagtgcgaaaagctgttttagggacatcggatgccctaatctcaactggtggtagccagatctaaAGTCAATCATTGAAAATAACTtggaaccctgaagctgatcaaacaaatcatcaatcctcggcagtgaatacttattcttaattgtaaccttgttcaattgtcggtaatcaatgcacattctcatcgaaccatcctttttctttacaaacaaaaccggcgcaccccaaggcgaaacgttgggtctaatgaaaccattctcaagcaaatcctgcaactgtccctttaactctttcaactacggtggggccatacgatatggcggaatagaaatgggctgagtgcctggagccagATCATTGTAGAAATCAATGTCCtggtcgggtggcatccctggcagGTATGTAGGgcaaacctcaggaaactcacgaaccacgggcacagaatcaatatagggacctcagcactagagtcacgaacataagccaaatatgccaaacatcccttctcgaccataagccgagccttcatatacgaaataacacttcgggtagaatgaccaggagtccctcccCACTCTAAATGGGGCAAACCGGTAAGggtaaggtcacggtcttggcatggcaatccaagatagcatggtacagggataaccaatccattcctaatataacatcgaagtcgaccatgtctaaaagtaacaaatcaacacgggtctcaagacccccaaacactataatacaagaacgatgaactcggtcgaccacaatagaatcacccaccggtgtagacacataaacaggaatactcaatgaatcactaggcatgaccaggtacggggcaaaataagatgacacgtaggaatacgtagaccctggatcaaatagcactgaagcatctctatcataaaccagtatagtacctgtaatgactgcatctgaagcctcagcctcagctCTGGCTGGAAGttcataacatcggggctgggccccaccaccctgaactgcctctctgggacggcctgctgcgggttggcctccacctctggcggcttgagctccacctctaggacctatacctccacctctaacacctcttcCCCCGCCTCTAGCTAGCTGGGTAGGCTGTGGGACATCTGGTGcatgtaccatagcacgagaacctcgatgcggagaactgctcgaagctcgagggtaatacctagcaatatgcctcgtgtcgccacaagtaaaataagccctcggttgctggggctgacgaccctagaaactctgaagcggcggtacactgataggtgctgatggtgcacTGTAAGGCTACTGATTAGAATAGtgcatctgagaaccacgaccacctaaagtaccatgggagacctgaagagctgactgaaagggcctaggaggatggcctctaccatatcaATCTCTACCTCcatacgaggtaccactgaatctacctaaaTGAAGGgtcctcttatccgacccatgaccacctccctgtaacaaaaccatctcaactctgcgggccacattggctacctcctgaaatgtaatctcactcacggcctccttggccatctgaagacgaatcggctgaataagaccatcaataaacctcctcaccctctctctctctcggtgggaagtataacaAGAGCATGGTGAGCTAGatcaatgaacctggtctcatacggagtgaccgtcatggaaccctactgaAGGCGCctaaactgcctccgataggcttcTCTCTGCGTCATagagagaaacttctccagaaacaaaactgaaaactGCTCCCATGTCAAAGATGGTGATCtggctggtctcgctaagcaataatccctccaccaagtcttggcagatccagataagagaaatgcagcaaaatcgaccccattggtctcaacaatgcccatgttcctgagaacctcgtggcagctgtataggaaatcctggggatcctcagaaggagctccgctgaaagtagtagtaaaaagcttggtgaatctgtccagtcttcacaaagcatcggtagacatagccgctccatcgtcggtctgagccactacacccggctgaactaccatcgctggctgaaccgctggaaccTTAATATGGGGAGCTACCAACTCCGGAgtgcgtgtagcaggagtctgagcccctcctctagcttgagaagtggctggtgctacaggaagcaaacctgctcaggtgacactctccatatggcccaccaatcgaaccagagcgtcctgaagaactggggtagcgataaacccctctgggacctgagttgggcccaccgaaactattgcggctggaacctcctcctcaaaatcaacctgaggctccgccactggtgccaCTGCTCGGGGAtgagctttgcccctacctcagcctcgcCCTatgcccctagtgggagctgctgTAGGAGGCTTGGGCTGCTGagcagtagatgaggaagcgcgtgttctcgccatctatgaagaacatagtagaagttcaattagcatttgaagaacaaatccgcacgacaaaaaagaaaaaatgaagttttcctaactcggtagcctctgggataaatacagacgtctccgtaccgatccctcagactctactgagcttgtccgtgagttgtgagacctatgtaacctagagctctgataccaacttgtcacaacccggatttcccacccccgggagtcgtgatggcacctactaatgacagttaggcaagccaatccttaactgcttacttcgttaacaattacttcttttaacaattattggcgatagcatgaaagcaacggaattaaataaatatgcggaagacttaaatttaaagaaaactgaacaataatgcgagatTCAACATATggctctacccaagaactggtgtcacattactcacgaacttctaagagtgctaaataaaaccgtttgaaagaaaatataaattgtttgtctcgaatatatgagataacagatggaaataaaagatagaggagacgccaggcctGCGAATGCTGCAAGGCTACCttagtgtctcactggactgaaggctgtcTCCCGCGCTACTACTGCTAtccaaaacctggatctgtgcaaaagagcacatagcatagtatcatcacaaccgaccccatgtgctggtaagtgtctggcctaaacCCGGCGAGGTAATGATGAGGCAAGGACCAGAttccagataaacctgtacagttatataatatatggcagaaaagtaaacaagtaataagcagttaaagctggggaaggggaacatgcttcaggagatagcagttaaaagaaataacagggaataataaggaagctatCACTATAACTTGTaccacaaatgaagaaaataaaggcaactttcctttcagtttcctcttgttgcaggcgtgcaacctgatcccatttctcatatctcgtggtaggcgtaccatccgttcccatttcattatatcttgtggtaggggtaccacccgctcccatttcgttatatcttgtggtaggcataccacccgtacccatttcataatatcttgtggtagaagtaccacccgctcccatttcatcgatcttgtggtaggcataccacccgctcccatttcattatatctcgtggtaggcgtaccaccggctcccatttcattatatcttatggtaggcgtaccacccgttcccatttcataatatcttatggtaggcgtaccacccgctcccatttcatcaatcttgtggtaggcgtaccaccctctccATTTGTTCGACCAATTGCAAGGTGCGAAGTTCTTTTCCAAAATTGATCTACGGTCTGGGTATCACCAATTAAAGATCAGAGAACAGGATATTCTTAAGACCGCTTTCAGAACTCGCTATAGTCACTGTGAATTCTTGGTCATGTCTTTTGGTCTAACTAACGCCCCGgcaactttcatggatcttatgaatcgggtcTTCAAGACATTTCTAGActcttttgtgattgttttcattgatgacatccttgTTTATTCGCGGAGCTGGGAGGATCATGCCGATCAcctcagggcagttctgcagaccCTTTATCATcaccagttgtatgctaaattttcaaaatgtaaaTTTTGGTTGGAGTCCGTTACCTTTTTGGGCCATGTTCTTTCCAGTGAAGGGATTCAGGTAGATCCCCAGAAGATTGCAGTAGTAAAAtattggcctagacccacgaccCCGACGGACATCGGTAGCTTCTTGGGTTTAGCAGGGTATTATcggaggtttgtggagggattctctACCCTCGCCTCCCCTTTGACTAAGTTGATGCAGAAaacagttaagttccaatggtccgaCTCTTGTGAGAAAAGTTTTCGGGAATTGAAGTCGAGATTGACCTCGACGTCGATATTGACCTTGTCGAAAGGCGATGCCTTCAGGGTCAGTTTAGGATGTGTGTTGATGTAACATGGGAAGGTTATAGCGTATGCTTCAAAGCAACTCAAgaatcacgagaagaattatccgacgcatgatttggagcttgcggcaattgtatttgccttgaaaatatggcgGCATTATCTTTATAGGATCCATGTGGATGTGTTCTCGGACCACAAGAGtctccaatatttgttcaagcagaaggagttgaatttaaggcagCGGCGATGGCTAGAATtgatcaaggattatgatatggatattttataccatctaaGGAAGGCGAAAGTGGTGGCCGACGCTCTCAGTCTGAAGTCCCTAggtagtttggctcatttgggagcGGATCAGAAGCCTTTGGCTCGGCAGTTCAATTGGCCAGTCTGGGGGTTTGTATTTCGACCTTAGACGATGGGAAAGTTATGTTGCGTAATGGAGCAGAATCGTCACTGGTAGCAGAAGTCAAGGAAAAGCAGCTCATTGATCCAGCATTAGCACAGATAAAAGAGGCAGTTTTGAATAACAATACTTCGACATTTTCACTCGGTGGTGAGGATGGTGTATTACGATGTCAAGGTAGGCTATGTGTTCCAGATGTGGATAATCTTCGGGGGAGGATAATGGAGGAGGCtcataattccaggtattctgTGCACCCAGGTTTTACGAAAATGTACCATGATcgcaaggaaatttattggtggaactgTATGAAGAGGGGTGTGGAGGACTTTGTATCTAAAtgtccgaattgtcagcaagtaaaagcTGAGCACCAGCGGCCCGGTGGGTTAACTCAGCTTGTGGAAataccaatgtggaaatgggagatgatcaacatggatttcgtGGTAGGATTACCTAGCACTCagcgcaagttcgactcaatttgggtaatagtGGATCGACTCACCAAATCAGCTCACTTCTTGCTAGTCAAGTCCACGGATACTGCGGAACAATATGCTCAActatatatcaaggaaatagtaagGCTTCATGGCACTCCACTTTCTATTATTTCAGattgaggggctcagttcacagctaatttttggaagaattttcagCAAGGTTTGGCTACTCATGTGAATCTCAGCACGACTTTCCATCTGCAGACTGACGGTCAAGCGGAACGGACTATTTAGATGCTTGAAGATATGTTACGGTCTTGTGTCTTGGATTTcaaaggtaattgggatgatcacttgccacttatagaatttgcttacaataacagcttccatgttagcattcagatggcccTGTTTGAGGCAttgtacgggaggagatgtaggtctccgattggatggttcgaagtgggTGAAGCAGAATTGTTAGGGCCAGATCTCGTGCACCAGGCTATGGAAAAAGTTAGAATCATTCAGGAAAGGCTGAAAGCTGCTCAGAGTCGCCAGAAATCTTATGCAGACATTCATCGAAGAAAATTGGAATTCCAAGTAGATGATTGGGTGTTCTTGAGGGTATCTCCTCTGAAGGGAgtcatgcgatttgggaagaaagggaagttgagtcctagATATGTCGGGCCGTATCGGGTCACTCAAAGGATAGGATAGGTGGCCTATAGACTGGAATTGCCCCCTGAAATATCGTTAGTGCAcccggtgttccatgtgtctatgttaaagAAAGTGGTTGGAGACCCATCCACCATTGTGCCAATCGAGGCTATCGAGGTCAATGAAGagttatcatatgaagaaattccggtcgctattcttgataggcaagtccgcaaATTGAGAAACAAGGAAGTTGCTTCAGTTAAAGTGTTA
This sequence is a window from Nicotiana sylvestris chromosome 3, ASM39365v2, whole genome shotgun sequence. Protein-coding genes within it:
- the LOC138887261 gene encoding uncharacterized protein, which gives rise to MLEDMLRSCVLDFKGNWDDHLPLIEFAYNNSFHVSIQMALFEALYGRRCRSPIGWFEVGEAELLGPDLVHQAMEKVRIIQERLKAAQSRQKSYADIHRRKLEFQVDDWVFLRVSPLKGVMRFGKKGKLSPRYVGPYRVTQRIG